Proteins found in one Lycium ferocissimum isolate CSIRO_LF1 chromosome 6, AGI_CSIRO_Lferr_CH_V1, whole genome shotgun sequence genomic segment:
- the LOC132059511 gene encoding protein METHYLENE BLUE SENSITIVITY 1-like codes for MTGKAKPKKHTAKELAAKIDAATTNRGGGKAGKADRSGIEKGGHAKLECPLCKVTAPDIKSMKIHHDAKHPKLAFDETKLNNLHAVAPVAESSNKVKPGIRGSLKK; via the coding sequence ATGACAGGAAAAGCAAAGCCAAAGAAGCACACAGCCAAAGAATTAGCAGCAAAGATCGATGCAGCAACAACCAACAGGGGTGGTGGCAAAGCTGGAAAAGCCGACAGGTCTGGTATTGAAAAAGGTGGACATGCTAAGCTTGAATGCCCTCTTTGCAAAGTGACTGCACCTGATATCAAGTCTATGAAGATCCACCATGATGCTAAACATCCCAAACTTGCTTTTGATGAGACAAAACTCAACAATCTTCATGCTGTTGCTCCTGTTGCTGAATCTAGCAACAAGGTTAAACCCGGTATCCGTGGCAGTCTCAAGAAGTGA